A portion of the Candidatus Pristimantibacillus lignocellulolyticus genome contains these proteins:
- a CDS encoding stalk domain-containing protein: MLKLIMKVSRLSVLAIVAIALLTVVPFSVSAAADQREVEDAKVMLNGSSLKLESPLHMVNGRVYVPVGLVSKSLSASVSWDSNTQEATIITKSNDEVVFGNEVPTVYFNDQRYKLEAAPYLYDSRLYVPVRYIAEIAHATAAWDIDKKVLTLTSVPLAVVSEENSLAKISADNNLTQAEVVKRNKFSSKDQVKNGMKLAVILPSILDEKAKPFTNEEYQLLAKIVQVESGYESYEGQLAVANVILNRVASSNFPDTIKDVIYSGKQFPPAHNGLLAKAVPNASVLQAAKDALNGKNNVEGAVYFFNPKYSSGSNLTVVATIGNHRFAK, from the coding sequence ATGTTAAAACTAATAATGAAAGTAAGCAGATTGAGCGTGCTAGCAATCGTAGCCATCGCACTACTTACTGTAGTTCCATTCTCAGTATCCGCAGCTGCAGATCAACGAGAGGTTGAAGATGCAAAAGTTATGTTGAATGGTAGTTCACTTAAGCTAGAATCTCCACTACATATGGTAAATGGTAGAGTATATGTGCCGGTAGGATTAGTATCCAAATCATTAAGTGCGTCAGTAAGCTGGGATTCTAACACACAAGAAGCAACAATCATTACGAAAAGTAACGATGAGGTAGTATTCGGTAATGAAGTTCCTACAGTGTATTTTAATGATCAGCGTTATAAGCTTGAAGCAGCGCCTTACCTATATGATAGTAGATTGTATGTACCTGTTCGTTATATAGCCGAAATTGCACATGCTACGGCGGCTTGGGACATTGATAAGAAAGTGCTGACGTTAACGAGTGTACCGCTTGCAGTCGTAAGTGAAGAAAATTCATTAGCTAAGATTAGTGCGGATAATAACTTGACGCAAGCAGAAGTTGTAAAGAGAAATAAATTTTCCTCAAAAGATCAAGTTAAGAATGGGATGAAACTAGCAGTTATATTACCTTCAATCCTTGATGAAAAAGCAAAACCATTTACAAATGAAGAATATCAATTGCTTGCTAAGATCGTTCAAGTCGAGTCTGGATACGAGTCTTATGAAGGTCAATTAGCAGTGGCGAATGTAATATTGAACCGTGTAGCAAGCTCTAATTTCCCTGATACAATTAAAGACGTTATCTATTCAGGAAAACAATTCCCACCAGCACATAATGGCTTACTTGCCAAAGCAGTACCAAATGCAAGTGTCTTACAAGCAGCTAAAGATGCTTTGAATGGTAAGAACAATGTTGAAGGGGCAGTATACTTCTTCAATCCTAAATATTCAAGTGGGTCTAATCTAACGGTTGTAGCTACCATTGGAAACCATCGCTTTGCTAAATAG
- a CDS encoding GreA/GreB family elongation factor: protein MNHSVEWKVQLHHYEEQLVIIEELRSKQLEKYILKQHGLTKELEQLLESYMQEIKRRLTLHNAPEEQLVMLNTNVEIEYVEDGFIDTYSIVAPDEIDPEQGKISLLSPVGSQLLLAPLHKQMELSTPAGTMTIRVISIKEQLT from the coding sequence ATGAACCATAGTGTTGAATGGAAAGTGCAACTGCACCATTATGAAGAGCAGCTTGTCATTATTGAAGAACTGCGTAGTAAACAGCTTGAGAAATATATATTGAAGCAACATGGACTAACGAAAGAACTGGAACAACTACTTGAAAGTTATATGCAAGAGATTAAGAGGAGACTTACGCTTCATAACGCGCCTGAGGAACAGCTCGTTATGCTGAATACTAATGTTGAGATTGAATATGTAGAAGATGGCTTTATCGATACCTATAGCATTGTTGCTCCGGATGAGATCGATCCAGAGCAAGGGAAAATATCATTGCTTTCACCTGTAGGAAGTCAACTGCTACTAGCTCCATTACATAAGCAAATGGAACTTTCGACACCAGCTGGAACAATGACGATTCGTGTCATTAGCATTAAAGAACAACTCACGTAA
- a CDS encoding LacI family DNA-binding transcriptional regulator, protein MLNNDTTLSTSVETRERIFAIAEELNYKPQRLKKLVQEMQRSSLQIGLLFWSTTEEEKNDPYFAAVRRGIEIHCEQLGIAITKIIRGDYTTAYEDAAELDGLLVVGSIEVQDVLDIFPRPDRIVFVNHGEELLDYDSVHLNFEGAIRTSYQYLTSLGHEKIGFIGGVERVHSLREPGALRQSQEHRYVAYSRMMREYGQHYACVEWVDDWSSQGGYEAMKRILARSDRPSACLIASDHMAVGALHALHEAGVSVPKEISIVGFNDIELAGFVNPPLSTVHAHTELLGETAVKMLVERMEGRKVAMQVKLNTTFVERESCMKFSN, encoded by the coding sequence GTGCTGAATAATGATACTACGCTTAGCACAAGTGTTGAAACTCGTGAACGTATTTTTGCAATAGCCGAGGAACTTAATTATAAGCCACAACGTTTGAAGAAATTGGTACAAGAAATGCAACGCTCATCTTTGCAAATTGGATTGTTATTCTGGTCCACGACAGAAGAAGAAAAGAACGATCCATACTTTGCAGCAGTTCGTAGAGGAATAGAAATTCATTGTGAGCAGTTAGGCATTGCTATTACGAAAATCATTCGCGGGGATTATACAACCGCATATGAAGATGCAGCAGAGCTAGATGGTTTATTAGTTGTAGGTTCGATTGAAGTGCAAGATGTTCTAGATATTTTCCCTCGACCAGATCGAATCGTGTTCGTCAATCACGGTGAAGAACTATTAGACTATGATTCTGTTCATCTGAATTTTGAAGGAGCAATTAGAACATCCTATCAATACTTGACAAGTTTAGGTCATGAGAAAATTGGATTTATCGGTGGTGTAGAGAGGGTTCATTCTTTGCGAGAACCTGGCGCATTGAGACAATCTCAAGAGCATCGTTATGTTGCTTATTCTCGTATGATGCGTGAATATGGGCAACATTATGCTTGTGTAGAATGGGTAGATGATTGGTCATCACAAGGTGGATATGAAGCCATGAAACGTATACTAGCTAGAAGTGATCGACCATCGGCTTGTCTTATTGCAAGTGATCATATGGCAGTCGGGGCATTACATGCGTTACATGAAGCAGGTGTGTCTGTACCGAAAGAAATATCAATTGTCGGCTTTAACGATATTGAACTTGCTGGATTTGTTAATCCTCCATTATCTACGGTTCATGCGCATACTGAATTACTAGGTGAAACCGCAGTTAAAATGCTAGTTGAAAGAATGGAAGGCCGAAAAGTCGCTATGCAAGTTAAGTTGAATACAACATTCGTTGAACGTGAAAGCTGTATGAAGTTTAGCAATTGA
- a CDS encoding MerR family transcriptional regulator translates to MYRIGQFAKLTGVTERTLRYYDKKGLLKPTLRVDGGYRYYSKEDLVQLQKILTMKYLNFSLEDIADTLADEKVSMAEVFDQQHEWLIKKRDELNGIIESLDRIKKITSKVDSISAGFLLLMIHNLQNENKQREHLLMHLPSQIVNVIFQDDQHMEEKLELEMKMVTLLSQILELQQQGISHTSEEAISVGLSLYSMLAELLMKATKNMTEEEKEKLQLFEKDQDALDPALFPSILSKEETDYIDNLMELVDIIYHTQLEQESEQEIRI, encoded by the coding sequence ATGTATCGAATTGGACAATTTGCCAAATTGACAGGTGTTACCGAGAGAACGTTACGATATTACGACAAAAAGGGATTACTGAAACCTACATTACGCGTTGATGGAGGATATCGTTATTACTCTAAAGAAGACCTCGTTCAACTCCAAAAAATATTAACGATGAAGTATTTGAATTTTTCACTAGAGGATATAGCAGATACATTAGCGGATGAGAAAGTATCTATGGCTGAAGTATTCGATCAGCAGCATGAATGGCTTATAAAAAAGCGAGATGAGCTTAATGGAATTATTGAATCGCTTGATCGCATCAAAAAGATAACTTCTAAAGTTGATTCAATTTCTGCAGGCTTCCTGCTATTAATGATTCATAATTTGCAAAACGAGAATAAGCAACGCGAGCATCTCCTTATGCATTTACCTTCACAAATAGTGAACGTCATATTTCAAGATGATCAACATATGGAAGAGAAGCTTGAATTAGAAATGAAAATGGTGACGCTACTATCGCAAATATTGGAGCTTCAACAACAAGGTATATCTCATACTTCGGAGGAGGCTATTTCAGTAGGATTGTCTCTATATAGTATGCTTGCAGAACTATTGATGAAAGCGACAAAGAATATGACAGAGGAGGAAAAAGAGAAATTGCAGCTGTTCGAAAAGGATCAGGATGCACTTGATCCAGCTCTTTTTCCAAGTATTTTAAGTAAAGAAGAAACAGATTATATCGACAATTTAATGGAGCTTGTAGATATCATCTATCATACACAGTTGGAGCAGGAAAGTGAGCAAGAGATTAGAATATGA
- a CDS encoding alpha-galactosidase, with product MISYNEATRVFHLQSQHTSYAVKITNQGHIAHIYWGRKVSGEYLDDLYQLNLRNSFTPSTDLDQLEYSLDTLHQELPAYGDSDFRSPAYQFQLPNGSTVTDFRYESHEIINGKPKLDGLPSVYAETNDEAQTLLITLRDQLTNAVIVLSYTAFRDFSAITRSVQYRNEGTDVLNLNRALSMNVDMPGYNYEMLQLSGTWVRERYIHRRKLEPGMQSIESRRGSSSHVQNPFLALVSEGATEQHGDVYGVNFVYSGNFIAGVEVDPYLHSRLFMGINPFDFNWKLEAGETFQAPEVVMVHSHEGIGGMSRRFHDLYRSRLTRGEFRDKVRPILVNNWEATYFDFNEEKIEAIAQAGQELGIELFVLDDGWFGKRDNDTTSLGDWFVDRKKLPNGLESLVKKVRDLGLEFGLWFEPEMISPESELYRNHPDWCLHVDGRRRTEARNQLVLDLSREDVQNYIVETISDVLASAPITYVKWDMNRNMTEIGSALLPADRQRETAHRYMLGLYNVMERITSAFPHILFESCSGGGGRFDAGMLYYMPQTWTSDNSDAISRLKIQYGTSIVYPVSAMGAHVSAVPNHQVNRMTSLETRGNVALSGNFGYELDLSKFSDEEKELVKEQIELCKDIRPIVSFGDFYRLLSPFEGNETSWMFVSKDKSEAFVVYVKVLQEPNGAIGRFRLQGLDPNKTYRLEGQNGGVFAGDQLMYAGHPVPQFYGDFQSCVYRLTAL from the coding sequence ATGATCTCATATAACGAAGCTACAAGAGTGTTTCACCTACAATCACAACATACAAGCTATGCTGTGAAGATTACGAATCAAGGTCATATTGCTCATATTTATTGGGGACGTAAAGTATCAGGAGAATACCTAGATGACTTGTATCAACTTAATTTAAGAAATTCATTCACACCAAGTACTGATTTGGATCAACTTGAATATTCATTAGATACACTACACCAAGAGCTACCTGCTTATGGTGATTCTGATTTCCGTTCTCCGGCTTATCAGTTCCAATTACCTAATGGTAGTACGGTTACTGATTTCCGCTATGAGTCTCATGAAATTATTAACGGTAAACCGAAGCTAGATGGTCTACCTAGCGTCTATGCTGAAACTAATGATGAAGCTCAAACTTTACTCATTACCCTTCGAGATCAACTTACGAATGCAGTAATCGTATTATCCTATACCGCATTCCGTGATTTCAGTGCAATTACACGTTCTGTACAATATCGTAATGAAGGTACAGACGTATTGAACTTGAATCGTGCGCTAAGTATGAATGTAGATATGCCAGGTTACAACTATGAAATGCTTCAATTATCTGGTACATGGGTGCGAGAGCGTTATATTCATCGTCGTAAATTAGAGCCAGGTATGCAATCGATCGAAAGTCGTCGTGGATCAAGCAGTCACGTACAAAATCCATTTCTTGCGTTAGTAAGTGAAGGTGCAACGGAGCAACATGGTGATGTATATGGTGTTAACTTTGTATACAGTGGTAATTTTATTGCTGGTGTTGAAGTAGATCCCTATTTGCACTCTCGTCTATTTATGGGAATTAACCCATTTGACTTCAACTGGAAGCTTGAAGCGGGTGAGACATTCCAAGCTCCTGAAGTTGTAATGGTACATTCACATGAAGGTATCGGTGGGATGTCTCGTCGTTTCCATGATCTATATCGTAGTCGTCTAACACGTGGCGAGTTCAGAGATAAAGTTCGTCCGATCCTCGTGAACAACTGGGAGGCAACTTACTTCGATTTCAATGAAGAAAAGATTGAGGCCATTGCACAAGCAGGACAGGAACTTGGTATTGAGTTGTTCGTACTTGATGATGGTTGGTTTGGCAAACGTGATAATGATACCACTTCACTAGGAGATTGGTTTGTTGATCGTAAGAAACTACCTAATGGTCTTGAAAGTTTAGTGAAAAAGGTACGTGATCTAGGGTTAGAATTTGGTCTTTGGTTCGAGCCGGAGATGATCTCACCTGAAAGTGAATTGTACCGAAATCATCCGGACTGGTGTCTTCATGTAGATGGTCGTCGACGTACGGAAGCTCGTAATCAGTTAGTTCTAGATCTTTCACGTGAAGATGTCCAAAATTATATTGTAGAAACCATTTCTGATGTGCTTGCAAGCGCCCCGATTACGTATGTGAAATGGGATATGAATCGTAATATGACAGAGATTGGATCAGCTCTATTACCAGCAGATCGTCAACGTGAAACGGCTCATCGATATATGCTTGGACTATATAATGTAATGGAACGTATTACTTCAGCATTCCCACATATATTATTTGAATCTTGCTCTGGTGGTGGAGGACGTTTTGATGCGGGTATGCTGTACTACATGCCACAAACATGGACAAGTGATAATAGTGACGCGATTTCTCGTCTGAAAATTCAATACGGTACAAGTATCGTATATCCAGTAAGTGCTATGGGGGCACACGTATCTGCTGTGCCGAATCATCAAGTTAATCGAATGACTTCACTTGAGACTAGAGGCAATGTAGCGTTATCTGGTAACTTCGGTTATGAGCTTGATCTGTCTAAATTCTCTGATGAAGAGAAGGAACTTGTGAAAGAGCAAATTGAGCTTTGCAAAGATATTCGTCCGATTGTTTCATTCGGCGACTTCTATCGTTTATTAAGTCCATTTGAAGGCAATGAAACTTCTTGGATGTTTGTGTCTAAAGATAAGTCTGAAGCATTTGTGGTATATGTGAAAGTACTACAAGAACCTAACGGTGCTATTGGTCGTTTCCGACTACAAGGGCTTGATCCGAATAAAACATATCGTTTAGAAGGTCAAAATGGTGGAGTATTTGCGGGAGATCAATTGATGTATGCAGGCCATCCGGTTCCACAGTTCTATGGTGACTTCCAAAGTTGTGTATATCGTCTAACTGCGCTTTAA